One stretch of Candidatus Binatus sp. DNA includes these proteins:
- a CDS encoding PAS domain-containing hybrid sensor histidine kinase/response regulator, translating to MRERTLSLSSLRSLGANPSSPSSIPYDTLTRYQCHCYRPLGLWADLETSDEFARKIQAREPIRNMKIRLRGKDGEVRSCLVSASVLKIHGRLSVLSSARDITDLEHSQQKLEESEEKFRRIFESSLDLIAVSNLDRETIVEANDQFVASTGRSRAQLVGHRYAEIVTWADPELRDALQLELRQCGVLHNRDVTLLGLGSQPMRALFSAATVQIGGQRCAISVIRDVTDLENARLAALAASQAKSEFLSSMSHEIRTPMNVILGMADLLGESDLNPEQRRYLDTVVSNGDALLELINGILDLARVESGRLSLEATEFDLIDLVERAAEMLAVRAHEKQLELVVRFAPNLDAIAIGDTLRLRQVLTNLIGNAIKFTEHGEIVVSVERNFDPSIPGNLLFSVRDTGIGIAPDKLAAVFSSFTQADTSTTRKYGGSGLGLAIAKRLVKLMGGEVWVESKVGQGSDFHFTANLPAPETPTLALEPMPDPMARGIRVLIADDHASTRSVIAEMLDAAGAIVVEESCGASAFEALDTHSNAGSRLDLILIASRMTSIDSLKLIRRAQSLYPDAAIVMMLSLPGLSARIAELRAMNLSRFIAKPIKCRELYAAIAEARHVGAPNEPPIEVATAPVAASNVVDRPLRLLLADDSQDNRLLIGAYLKKSPYLIDEVENGQMALDRFISEQYDVVLMDIQMPILDGYSAVRKIRAWEHDHWRGRTPIIALTASALEEDVRRAKEAGFDFHVSKPVKKSTLLDSIATAIKLDAGASTPANPAAPKPDLAA from the coding sequence GTGAAGTGCGCTCATGCCTGGTGTCGGCCTCGGTGCTGAAGATCCATGGCAGGCTCTCGGTACTATCCAGCGCACGGGACATCACGGATCTCGAGCATTCGCAACAAAAGCTCGAAGAGAGCGAAGAAAAGTTCCGGCGCATTTTCGAATCGAGCCTCGACCTGATCGCGGTGAGCAATCTCGATCGCGAGACGATCGTCGAGGCCAATGATCAGTTCGTCGCCAGCACCGGGCGCTCGCGCGCGCAGTTGGTGGGGCATCGGTACGCGGAAATCGTGACTTGGGCGGACCCCGAGCTCAGAGATGCGTTGCAGCTCGAACTGCGGCAATGCGGCGTGCTCCACAATCGCGACGTGACGCTGCTCGGCCTCGGCAGCCAGCCGATGCGGGCGCTCTTTTCCGCCGCGACGGTGCAGATCGGCGGGCAGCGGTGCGCAATCTCGGTGATTCGCGACGTCACCGACCTCGAGAACGCGCGCCTGGCAGCGCTGGCCGCCTCCCAGGCGAAGTCGGAATTCCTCTCCAGCATGTCGCACGAGATTCGCACCCCGATGAATGTGATCCTCGGGATGGCCGACTTGCTCGGCGAGAGCGATCTCAATCCAGAGCAGCGCCGCTATCTCGATACCGTCGTCAGCAACGGCGACGCGCTGCTCGAACTGATCAACGGCATCCTCGATCTCGCGCGGGTCGAGAGCGGGCGCTTAAGCCTCGAAGCGACAGAATTCGATCTCATCGACCTGGTCGAGCGGGCCGCGGAGATGCTCGCCGTGCGAGCGCACGAGAAACAACTCGAGCTGGTGGTGCGGTTTGCTCCCAACCTTGACGCAATCGCGATCGGCGACACGCTCCGCCTGCGCCAGGTTCTCACCAACCTGATCGGCAACGCGATCAAGTTCACCGAGCACGGCGAAATTGTCGTGAGCGTCGAGCGCAACTTCGATCCATCGATTCCGGGCAACCTGCTTTTTTCGGTCCGCGATACCGGAATCGGAATTGCCCCGGACAAACTCGCAGCGGTCTTCTCGTCCTTTACCCAGGCCGATACCTCGACCACCCGCAAATACGGCGGCAGCGGACTCGGTCTCGCGATCGCCAAGCGGCTGGTTAAATTGATGGGTGGCGAGGTCTGGGTCGAAAGCAAAGTAGGGCAGGGCTCTGACTTCCACTTCACGGCGAATTTGCCAGCCCCCGAAACGCCGACCCTCGCCCTCGAACCGATGCCAGATCCAATGGCCCGCGGAATCCGCGTACTCATCGCCGACGATCATGCGTCCACGCGAAGTGTGATCGCCGAGATGCTCGATGCGGCGGGCGCGATTGTCGTCGAGGAGTCGTGCGGCGCGTCCGCGTTCGAGGCGCTTGATACCCACAGCAACGCGGGTTCGCGCCTGGACCTGATACTGATCGCGTCGCGCATGACCTCGATTGACAGCCTGAAACTGATTCGCCGCGCGCAAAGCCTCTATCCGGACGCCGCGATCGTGATGATGCTAAGTCTCCCCGGGCTCAGCGCAAGGATTGCTGAACTGCGCGCGATGAATCTGAGCCGCTTCATCGCCAAACCAATAAAATGCAGGGAACTCTATGCCGCTATCGCCGAAGCGCGTCATGTCGGCGCCCCGAATGAACCTCCGATCGAGGTGGCGACGGCGCCAGTTGCCGCGTCGAACGTGGTCGATCGGCCGCTGAGACTTCTGCTGGCTGACGACTCACAGGACAACCGGCTGCTGATAGGCGCCTACCTGAAGAAGAGTCCCTACCTGATCGATGAAGTGGAGAACGGGCAGATGGCGCTCGATCGCTTCATAAGCGAGCAATACGACGTCGTGCTGATGGACATTCAGATGCCCATCCTCGACGGCTACAGCGCGGTCCGAAAAATTCGGGCTTGGGAGCACGACCATTGGCGAGGTCGCACACCGATTATCGCGCTGACAGCGTCGGCCCTCGAAGAAGATGTCCGCCGCGCGAAGGAAGCCGGCTTCGATTTCCACGTCAGCAAGCCGGTCAAGAAATCGACTCTGCTCGATTCGATCGCGACTGCGATCAAGCTCGACGCGGGCGCCAGCACTCCCGCCAATCCCGCCGCGCCCAAGCCCGACCTGGCCGCCTAA
- a CDS encoding site-specific DNA-methyltransferase, giving the protein MPTDVEIIVGDSRKVLTSFPERTFQCCVTSPPYWGLRDYGIEGQIGAEPTLERYLGDLVAIFREVRRVLRDDGTLWLNIGDSYTSGNRGWRDPDKKNPARGMNYRPPNPTGLKDKELIGIPWRIALALQADGWYLRSDVIWYKPNCQPESVKDRPTRSHEYVFLLSKNEDYFYDSEGSKEPTTTRGQLRNRRTVWSINTEASKEAHFAMFPPSLVKLCMVAGSAEGSKIIDPFFGAGTVGVVARELGRGCVGIELKPEYAEIARKRIASAAVQTTLFSRRSSLGSA; this is encoded by the coding sequence GTGCCAACTGACGTCGAGATTATTGTCGGCGACTCGCGAAAGGTATTGACTTCCTTTCCGGAGAGAACCTTTCAATGTTGCGTTACGAGCCCGCCGTACTGGGGCTTGCGTGACTACGGAATCGAGGGCCAAATCGGAGCGGAGCCGACGCTGGAACGATACTTGGGCGATTTGGTAGCGATTTTTCGCGAAGTCAGACGAGTGCTTCGCGACGACGGAACCCTCTGGCTCAACATTGGCGACTCTTACACCAGCGGGAACCGCGGCTGGCGCGATCCAGACAAGAAGAATCCCGCACGCGGGATGAATTACCGGCCGCCAAATCCGACTGGGTTAAAAGACAAAGAACTCATCGGAATCCCGTGGCGAATAGCGCTGGCTCTACAAGCCGATGGCTGGTATCTGCGGTCGGACGTCATCTGGTACAAGCCGAACTGCCAGCCGGAAAGTGTAAAGGATCGGCCGACACGATCGCACGAATATGTGTTTTTGCTTTCAAAGAACGAAGATTACTTTTACGACTCCGAGGGCAGCAAAGAACCGACGACGACGCGAGGCCAGCTAAGAAATCGGCGAACTGTTTGGTCAATCAATACCGAGGCTTCGAAGGAGGCTCATTTCGCGATGTTTCCACCGTCCCTGGTAAAACTGTGCATGGTGGCTGGGAGTGCAGAGGGAAGTAAGATCATTGATCCGTTCTTCGGTGCCGGCACGGTAGGTGTGGTGGCACGGGAACTGGGACGCGGCTGCGTCGGCATCGAACTTAAACCCGAGTACGCAGAGATTGCCAGGAAGAGAATCGCATCGGCTGCTGTCCAAACTACGTTGTTTTCTCGACGATCGTCGCTGGGATCCGCTTAA
- a CDS encoding amidohydrolase family protein yields the protein MAEFDIVIKNGMVIDGTRAPRFRGDIGIKHGRVAKIGRIQPHEGKRLVDASGSIVAPGFIDLHTHYDAQIFWDPYLTISGYHGITSVVIGNCGFGFAPVHPKEAERAMLTMVRTEAIPLRSMQAAMPFDWESYPQFLDKLDNIPKGINLLPYVPMNPLLGYVMGIDESKTGRMPTDDEHKQMRQILNEAMDAGACGWSAQRLKPDGPSSVQRDYDGAPMNTDVMHDETCFEMAKVLGDRGEGFQELTLASWDPKADAAHFEKLAEISGRPIMFEAVAANDRFPHRHRNTLRWLERCRERGLPVYGQGVTTDAGLTFTFEDWNLFDDSDAWREATTGSVADRTEKLGDPRRRAALKAQMPRESLIVNFFEEIVITQVERPENKRFEGMTLRLAMLETKKDAVDTMLDLAVSENLKTEFFAPGTNSHDSAGMKELIDYPYLTFGVSDGGAHTKFLTAGRFPTEGIINFARDQKWISLEDIHWRLSGLPAFCAGFKDRGFLREGAPADIVIYDLQKLAVQPVEIVHDLPGDEWRRIQRAEGYRYVIVNGAVTWENDQFTGAHPGKVLRHGVSA from the coding sequence ATGGCAGAATTCGATATCGTGATAAAAAATGGAATGGTGATAGACGGCACCCGCGCCCCGCGTTTTCGCGGCGATATCGGGATCAAGCACGGCCGGGTCGCCAAAATCGGACGTATCCAACCCCACGAAGGCAAGCGGCTCGTCGATGCCAGCGGCTCGATCGTCGCGCCTGGATTTATCGATCTGCACACTCACTACGATGCGCAGATTTTCTGGGATCCCTATCTCACGATCTCCGGCTATCACGGAATCACTTCAGTCGTGATCGGAAACTGCGGCTTCGGCTTCGCCCCGGTGCATCCCAAGGAAGCTGAGCGAGCGATGCTAACGATGGTTCGCACCGAAGCGATTCCCCTGCGCTCGATGCAGGCTGCGATGCCGTTCGATTGGGAGAGCTATCCCCAGTTCCTCGACAAGCTCGACAACATCCCCAAGGGAATCAACCTGCTGCCGTACGTGCCGATGAATCCGCTGCTCGGCTACGTGATGGGTATCGACGAATCGAAGACTGGCCGGATGCCGACCGACGACGAACATAAGCAGATGCGGCAGATCCTGAATGAAGCGATGGATGCCGGCGCGTGCGGATGGTCGGCGCAGCGGTTGAAGCCCGATGGTCCTAGCTCGGTGCAGCGCGATTACGATGGCGCGCCGATGAATACCGACGTAATGCACGACGAGACGTGCTTCGAGATGGCCAAGGTGCTCGGCGATCGCGGCGAAGGCTTCCAGGAACTGACGCTCGCGAGCTGGGATCCGAAGGCCGACGCGGCGCATTTCGAGAAGCTCGCGGAAATCAGCGGACGTCCTATCATGTTCGAGGCGGTCGCCGCCAACGATCGCTTCCCGCATCGGCATCGCAACACGCTCCGATGGCTCGAGCGATGCCGTGAGCGCGGGCTGCCAGTTTATGGACAGGGCGTGACCACCGATGCCGGCCTGACGTTTACCTTCGAGGACTGGAACCTGTTCGACGATTCGGATGCATGGCGCGAAGCCACCACCGGTTCGGTTGCAGACCGCACGGAGAAGCTGGGCGATCCGCGCCGTCGCGCCGCACTGAAAGCGCAGATGCCGCGTGAGAGCCTGATCGTGAACTTCTTCGAAGAGATCGTCATCACGCAGGTCGAACGTCCCGAGAACAAGCGGTTCGAAGGCATGACGCTGCGGCTCGCGATGCTCGAAACGAAGAAAGACGCGGTCGACACGATGCTCGATCTCGCGGTGTCGGAGAATCTCAAGACTGAATTTTTCGCGCCTGGCACCAACTCGCACGACTCGGCGGGCATGAAGGAATTGATCGATTATCCTTACCTGACGTTTGGCGTGTCGGACGGCGGCGCGCACACCAAGTTCCTGACCGCGGGCCGCTTCCCGACCGAAGGTATCATCAATTTTGCGCGCGACCAGAAATGGATTTCGCTCGAGGATATCCACTGGCGCCTGTCGGGACTGCCGGCGTTCTGCGCGGGCTTCAAGGATCGCGGATTTCTGCGCGAAGGCGCTCCCGCCGACATCGTGATCTACGATCTCCAGAAGTTGGCGGTGCAGCCGGTTGAAATTGTCCACGACTTGCCGGGCGACGAGTGGCGGCGAATCCAGCGCGCCGAAGGCTATCGATACGTAATCGTGAACGGCGCGGTCACGTGGGAAAACGATCAGTTCACAGGCGCGCATCCGGGCAAGGTGTTGCGTCACGGCGTAAGCGCGTAA
- a CDS encoding cobalamin-independent methionine synthase II family protein produces MKNLYRAEVIGSMLRPQYLKDARKRWEAKNISTRAFKQIEDRAVDEMIALQERCGVDVVTDGEMRRTHFIAPLTDVITGVKEIPAFTRVWRKPHEKNVKGEETNIQVQYAVVEKIHRTRSLTNEEFAYARGRAKKPLKVTLPSPLMMTLRWSPDYSRDAYPDPFGLFIDAADIMRQEARELAALGCEYIQIDAPELGMLCDPDRRKQDFADRGMDPERLLTEGIDIINSVADVPGVNFALHLCRGNNKGYYVGEGGYDSIAKQLFKRARNFSSLLLEYDDWRSGSFEPLGEVPSDMGVVLGLVSTKRAQLESADELIARIKEASRYCPLERMALSTQCGFGTVWEGNPIAESVQESKLKLVAEVAHQVWR; encoded by the coding sequence ATGAAGAATCTCTACCGCGCGGAAGTGATCGGCTCGATGCTGCGGCCGCAATATCTCAAAGATGCGCGCAAGCGATGGGAAGCCAAAAACATCAGCACGCGCGCGTTCAAGCAAATCGAGGATCGTGCGGTGGACGAAATGATCGCGCTGCAGGAGCGATGCGGCGTGGACGTCGTCACCGACGGCGAGATGCGCCGCACGCATTTCATCGCGCCGCTCACCGACGTGATCACCGGCGTCAAGGAAATCCCGGCGTTCACGCGCGTCTGGCGAAAGCCCCATGAAAAAAACGTAAAGGGCGAGGAGACCAACATCCAGGTTCAGTACGCGGTCGTCGAAAAAATCCATCGCACGCGCTCGCTCACCAACGAGGAATTTGCTTACGCGCGCGGTCGCGCCAAGAAACCGCTCAAGGTTACGCTGCCGAGTCCGCTGATGATGACGCTCCGATGGTCGCCGGATTATTCGCGCGACGCCTATCCCGATCCGTTCGGCCTGTTCATCGACGCCGCCGACATCATGCGCCAGGAAGCGCGCGAGTTGGCCGCGCTCGGATGCGAGTACATCCAGATCGACGCGCCCGAGCTTGGGATGCTCTGCGATCCCGATCGCCGCAAACAGGATTTCGCCGATCGCGGGATGGATCCCGAGCGGCTGCTAACCGAAGGCATCGACATCATAAATTCGGTCGCCGATGTTCCCGGCGTGAACTTCGCGCTGCATCTGTGCCGCGGCAACAACAAGGGCTACTACGTCGGCGAAGGCGGCTACGACTCGATCGCAAAGCAACTCTTCAAGCGTGCGCGCAATTTTTCGAGCCTGCTGCTCGAGTACGACGACTGGCGCTCGGGATCGTTCGAGCCGCTCGGCGAAGTACCGTCGGACATGGGCGTCGTGCTCGGACTAGTCTCGACGAAGCGCGCGCAACTGGAATCGGCGGACGAACTGATCGCGCGAATCAAGGAAGCGAGCCGCTACTGTCCGCTCGAGCGGATGGCGCTTTCGACGCAATGCGGTTTCGGCACGGTGTGGGAAGGCAATCCGATCGCCGAATCAGTGCAGGAATCAAAGCTGAAGCTGGTCGCGGAAGTGGCGCACCAAGTCTGGCGGTGA
- the yecR gene encoding YecR family lipoprotein, translating into MQRPTVDEEQGVKLASSTCSEWGYSGSKPFGSGLQTCTAISGYGCMAYRVTRKYQCLGSPTGARAS; encoded by the coding sequence ATGCAACGACCTACAGTCGACGAAGAGCAGGGGGTTAAACTCGCCAGTTCTACATGCTCTGAGTGGGGATACTCTGGATCCAAGCCGTTCGGATCTGGGCTTCAAACATGTACAGCAATAAGCGGCTATGGCTGTATGGCGTACAGAGTGACGCGCAAGTACCAGTGCTTGGGTTCCCCTACCGGAGCGCGTGCATCTTAA
- a CDS encoding radical SAM protein, with protein MERVEQPKRTKFLVELIKPSHYDDDGYVIQWWRGFIPSNSLSSIYGLALDSRNRRVLGDDVDIEIQAHDETNTKVPVREIIRRFARNDNRGLVLIVGVQTNQFARAVDIARELRAANLDVAIGGFHVSGCLAMLPELPQDLKDAQAAGITLFAGEAEERLDDLLKSAFERRLLPLYNFMKNLPAVSGTPLPFLPLKYVKRYAGAIGCFDAGRGCPFSCSFCTIINVQGRKSRYRTADDIEHLIRAHAAQGVRSFFITDDNFARNKNWEPILDRIIELRRRDHLRLNIIMQVDTLCHKIPKFIEKAARAGCKKVFIGLENINPESLKGASKGQNQITEYRKMLQAWKKAKVLTYAGYILGFPSDTPESIARDIQIIQRELPIDIMEFFMLTPLPGSKDHLDMYLRGERMETDTNKYDAEHATADHPRMTAAEWEDIYQRAWHLYYTPEHIVTLIKRAVASGIRTSRIASMIFYFYASHKYEHVHPLQGGIIRRKRRTQRRPGYPRENVFSFALRRTREMLSTYGPGLMFFWQLERLRRKIEKDPASKSYTDLALTPVNDHEFADDLELYHATDSARRAAELAQSQEATRKLRLARTAFAAE; from the coding sequence ATGGAACGGGTTGAGCAGCCTAAGCGCACAAAATTCCTGGTCGAACTGATCAAGCCCTCGCACTACGACGACGACGGCTACGTCATCCAATGGTGGCGCGGCTTCATCCCGTCGAACTCCTTGTCGAGCATCTACGGCCTTGCGCTCGATTCGCGCAATCGCCGCGTGCTCGGCGACGACGTCGATATCGAGATTCAGGCGCACGACGAAACCAACACCAAAGTCCCGGTCCGCGAGATAATCCGCCGCTTCGCCCGCAACGATAATCGCGGGCTGGTGCTGATCGTCGGCGTGCAGACTAATCAGTTCGCGCGCGCGGTGGATATTGCGCGCGAGCTTCGCGCGGCGAACCTCGACGTCGCGATCGGCGGGTTCCACGTCAGCGGATGCCTCGCGATGCTGCCCGAGTTGCCGCAGGATCTGAAAGACGCGCAGGCCGCCGGGATCACGCTGTTTGCGGGCGAAGCCGAAGAGCGCCTCGACGATCTGCTGAAGTCCGCGTTCGAGCGGCGACTGCTGCCGCTCTACAATTTCATGAAAAACCTGCCCGCGGTCAGCGGCACGCCGCTGCCGTTCCTGCCGCTGAAATACGTCAAGCGCTATGCCGGCGCGATCGGATGCTTCGACGCCGGCCGCGGATGCCCGTTCAGTTGCAGCTTCTGCACTATCATCAACGTGCAGGGGCGCAAGTCGCGTTACCGCACCGCCGACGACATCGAGCATCTGATACGCGCGCACGCGGCGCAGGGCGTTCGCAGCTTCTTCATCACCGACGATAATTTTGCGCGCAACAAAAACTGGGAGCCGATTCTCGATCGCATTATCGAGCTGCGCCGCCGCGACCATCTGCGCCTCAACATCATCATGCAGGTGGATACGCTGTGTCACAAAATTCCGAAATTCATCGAGAAAGCCGCGCGCGCCGGATGCAAAAAAGTTTTCATCGGGCTCGAAAATATCAATCCCGAGAGCCTGAAGGGCGCGTCGAAGGGCCAAAATCAGATCACCGAGTACCGCAAGATGCTGCAGGCGTGGAAAAAAGCCAAGGTGCTGACCTACGCCGGATACATCCTGGGATTTCCGTCCGACACGCCGGAGAGCATCGCGCGCGACATCCAGATAATCCAGCGCGAGCTGCCGATCGACATCATGGAATTTTTCATGCTGACGCCGCTGCCCGGCTCGAAGGATCATCTGGATATGTATCTGCGCGGCGAGCGGATGGAGACCGACACCAACAAGTACGACGCCGAGCACGCAACCGCAGACCATCCGCGGATGACCGCGGCGGAATGGGAGGACATCTACCAGCGCGCGTGGCATCTCTACTATACGCCCGAGCATATCGTGACGCTGATCAAGCGGGCCGTCGCGAGCGGAATCCGCACCAGCCGAATCGCGTCGATGATTTTCTACTTCTATGCGAGTCACAAATACGAGCACGTGCATCCGCTGCAGGGCGGGATCATCCGGCGCAAACGCCGCACCCAGCGGCGTCCCGGCTATCCGCGTGAAAATGTTTTCAGCTTTGCGCTACGGCGTACGCGCGAGATGCTATCGACCTACGGACCAGGGCTAATGTTTTTCTGGCAGCTAGAACGATTGCGCCGCAAGATCGAAAAAGATCCCGCGTCGAAGAGCTACACCGATCTCGCGCTGACGCCAGTCAACGATCACGAGTTCGCCGACGATCTCGAGCTATATCACGCGACCGATTCCGCGCGCCGCGCCGCCGAGCTAGCGCAATCGCAAGAGGCAACTCGCAAGCTACGCCTCGCCCGCACCGCCTTCGCGGCGGAGTGA
- a CDS encoding VOC family protein has translation MSTESGNESVRGKRVAPVKFAHAVLRTNKFKEMVHFYTTVLEAEVVMSTGTIAFMTYDDEHHRLAIAGVPGLVDRDRRSVGLDHLAYTYANLGDLVFTYERLKKAGITPVVTINHGPTTSMYYRDPDGNRVELQIDNFESVEKLKGFFRSGDFKKNPIGVNFDADELARKYHEGVPEAELIRYDASKGLDPETLRRLTGMTQQP, from the coding sequence ATGTCAACGGAATCAGGCAATGAAAGCGTCCGTGGCAAGCGCGTCGCGCCCGTAAAGTTTGCGCATGCGGTGCTGCGCACCAACAAGTTCAAGGAGATGGTCCATTTCTATACCACGGTGCTCGAGGCCGAGGTGGTGATGTCCACCGGCACGATCGCGTTCATGACCTACGACGACGAGCATCATCGGCTGGCGATTGCAGGCGTCCCGGGGCTGGTCGATCGCGATCGGCGCTCGGTGGGCCTCGATCATCTGGCGTACACGTATGCGAACCTCGGCGATCTGGTTTTCACCTACGAGCGGCTGAAAAAGGCTGGCATCACGCCGGTGGTAACGATCAATCACGGGCCTACGACCTCGATGTACTATCGCGACCCGGACGGCAATCGGGTCGAATTGCAGATCGACAATTTCGAGAGCGTCGAAAAGCTGAAGGGCTTCTTTCGCAGCGGCGATTTCAAAAAAAATCCGATCGGGGTGAATTTCGATGCGGATGAACTCGCGCGCAAGTATCACGAAGGCGTGCCCGAAGCCGAACTGATCAGGTACGACGCATCGAAGGGGCTCGACCCGGAAACGCTGCGGCGGCTGACCGGGATGACGCAGCAACCGTAG
- a CDS encoding fumarylacetoacetate hydrolase family protein produces the protein MKLATFKQDRFTRIGVVIDDSIVDLAAAAPELPREMIAFLTAGAPALDRARNAAKDSAKRIALASVKLEAPIQRPPEFLAIGLNYADHVAETKMKKPEFPMFFNKQSSCVTGPGDPIHLPRVSTWLDYEGELGFVIGRRCRHVPRDRAHEVIAGYFIVNDVSVRDWQRRAQTMTLGKSFDTHGPIGPWIVTPDEIGDPHKLDLRTFVNDEERQHSNTSNLIFDCFAQVETLSTVFTLMPGTIVSTGTPGGVAAVMNPPKWLKAGDVVRIEIEKIGKLENRVIDEPASTDLI, from the coding sequence ATGAAACTCGCGACTTTCAAACAGGATAGATTCACGCGCATCGGCGTCGTGATCGACGATTCGATCGTGGACCTCGCAGCGGCAGCGCCCGAGTTGCCGCGCGAAATGATCGCGTTCCTGACCGCTGGCGCGCCGGCGCTCGATCGCGCGCGCAACGCTGCCAAGGATTCGGCCAAGCGGATTGCGCTCGCGAGCGTGAAGCTCGAGGCGCCCATCCAGCGGCCGCCGGAATTTCTGGCGATCGGGCTCAACTACGCGGATCACGTCGCCGAAACCAAAATGAAGAAGCCTGAGTTCCCGATGTTCTTCAACAAGCAATCGAGCTGCGTCACCGGCCCCGGCGATCCGATTCATCTGCCGCGCGTCTCGACCTGGCTCGACTACGAGGGCGAACTCGGTTTTGTGATCGGCCGGCGATGCCGCCACGTGCCGCGCGATCGCGCGCATGAAGTGATCGCGGGCTATTTCATCGTCAATGACGTCAGCGTGCGCGACTGGCAGCGCCGCGCGCAGACGATGACGCTCGGTAAATCGTTCGACACGCACGGGCCGATCGGTCCGTGGATCGTGACGCCCGACGAAATCGGCGATCCGCACAAGCTTGATCTGCGCACTTTCGTCAACGACGAAGAGCGTCAGCATTCGAATACGTCGAACCTGATTTTCGACTGCTTCGCGCAGGTCGAGACGCTTTCGACGGTGTTCACGCTGATGCCGGGGACGATCGTATCGACCGGCACGCCCGGCGGCGTCGCGGCGGTGATGAATCCGCCGAAGTGGTTGAAGGCCGGCGACGTGGTGCGAATCGAGATCGAGAAAATCGGCAAGCTCGAGAATCGCGTGATCGACGAACCGGCGAGTACCGACCTGATCTGA
- a CDS encoding intradiol ring-cleavage dioxygenase has product MRNLTEQSISDAVRERFAECPDPRLNQLFDSLIRHLHEFAREVRLTPEEWMAGINFLTAAGHITNEKRQEFILLSDTLGLSALVDILQNGDKPEQITESSLLGPFFREGAPEMPFDADIAGPVEGKRVVLHGRVTSIYGQPVADAMLDVWQAAPNGLYDLQDENQPEMNLRARFRTDSEGRYRFRSIKPASYPVPTDGPVGQMLNAVGRHPFRPAHIHFLITAPDYETLTTALYIDGDEYLDSDAVFGSRKSLVVGYSQLDQGNDRMSNDRDSKIDSIKFDFVLNPKRK; this is encoded by the coding sequence ATGCGGAATCTGACTGAACAGAGTATTTCAGATGCGGTCCGGGAACGATTCGCGGAGTGCCCCGATCCGCGCCTGAATCAATTGTTCGATTCCCTCATCCGTCATCTGCATGAATTCGCACGCGAGGTACGGCTCACGCCCGAGGAATGGATGGCCGGCATCAATTTCCTCACCGCCGCGGGACACATCACAAACGAAAAGCGCCAGGAATTTATCCTGCTGTCCGACACGTTGGGGCTCAGTGCGCTGGTCGATATTCTTCAAAATGGCGACAAACCCGAGCAGATTACCGAATCGAGTTTGCTGGGTCCGTTCTTCCGCGAGGGCGCGCCGGAGATGCCGTTCGACGCAGATATCGCCGGTCCGGTCGAGGGAAAACGCGTAGTTCTGCACGGACGCGTGACCTCGATCTATGGACAACCGGTGGCCGATGCGATGCTCGACGTATGGCAGGCGGCGCCAAACGGTTTGTACGATCTGCAGGACGAGAATCAGCCGGAGATGAATCTGCGGGCGCGCTTTCGCACCGATTCAGAGGGCAGGTACCGGTTTCGCTCGATCAAGCCGGCGAGCTACCCGGTGCCGACCGACGGTCCAGTCGGCCAGATGCTGAATGCAGTCGGCCGGCATCCCTTCCGCCCGGCTCATATCCATTTTCTAATTACCGCGCCTGACTATGAGACATTGACTACTGCGCTGTATATCGACGGCGACGAATACCTCGACTCGGATGCGGTCTTCGGATCGAGAAAGTCACTAGTCGTTGGCTATAGCCAGTTGGACCAAGGCAACGACCGAATGAGCAATGATCGCGACTCGAAAATTGACTCGATCAAGTTCGATTTCGTACTGAATCCGAAACGCAAATAG